A window of the Hypomesus transpacificus isolate Combined female chromosome 22, fHypTra1, whole genome shotgun sequence genome harbors these coding sequences:
- the prlra gene encoding prolactin receptor a: MMRRDNGVVAILSLLALFKQGACHTLPGKPKLTSCRSPDKETFTCWWEPGSDGGLPTSYALLYSRENSDAVYECTDYQTAGKNSCFFNKNDTSIWVNYNITVAATNALGSNYSDPVDVDVIYIVQPHTPENVTVVVLEDKEVPFLRVSWNPPHKADTRSGWITLIYELRVKLKGDEEWEEHYAGQQKIFNIFSLRSGGVYMIEVRCKPDHGFWSEWSTATYVRIPNYIPREHSMWILTGTFSAFLFIILTCILSLKRPSVKHLFLPPVPGPKIKGFDNQLLKNGKSEEVFNALVIQGFPPTSSDYEDLLVEYLEVYVSEEQELIMQEGKDPQDSFLKSKISSSDSDSGRGSCDSHTLLMEKCGEGTAREEEKDSGSKEGKSQTQRQPVWENLEEVDSQAVEIHSPDSSDERVNTWPSVFSPNLQCSPGPSEHGLTETTRQLYLSDSLFSSTSANPLHSELGGILLGKNPPPSLPPWRLEAQSEFNISSMESKRPAAGLQLPPSKSLEYVEVQRVNRENMLVLQPLSRHSQEPLQVQFATAREDYSKVKGVVSDSVLLLQREMVDDQCTCDDQEREWPEEGWHADSTHQPQEKMEIHTTVTPAQELGIFLAPNGYVDTATMLPTF, encoded by the exons ATGATGAGGAGGGACAATGGAGTCGTGGCGATTCTGTCACTTCTGGCATTATTCAAACAAGGAGCAT GCCACACTTTACCAGGGAAGCCCAAGCTGACGAGCTGCAGGTCTCCGGATAAAGAAACCTTCACCTGTTGGTGGGAGCCAGGCTCAGACGGGGGACTGCCTACAAGCTATGCCCTCCTCTACAGCAGGGAAAA TTCTGACGCGGTGTATGAGTGTACAGACTACCAGACAGCTGGGAAGAACTCCTGCTTCTTCAACAAGAACGACACGTCCATTTGGGTTAACTACAACATCACTGTGGCGGCAACCAACGCGCTGGGTAGCAACTATTCTGACCCTGTTGATGTGGACGTGATTTACATTG tccagccacacacaccagagaatgTGACAGTGGTGGTGCTGGAGGACAAAGAGGTGCCCTTCCTCAGGGTGTCTTGGAACCCCCCCCACAAGGCCGACACCCGCTCAGGCTGGATCACCCTCATCTATGAGCTCAGAGTCAAACTGAAGGGCGATGAGGAGTGGGAG GAGCACTATGCAGGTCAGCAGAAGATTTTTAACATCTTCAGCCTGCGGTCAGGAGGAGTATATATGATCGAGGTGCGCTGTAAGCCAGACCATGGCTTCTGGAGTGAATGGAGCACTGCTACCTACGTCAGAATCCCAAACT ATATCCCTCGGGAACATTCCATGTGGATCCTGACTGGCACGTTTTCAGccttcctcttcatcatcctcacatGCATACTGAGTCTGAAGAGACCGAG TGTGAAGCATTTGTTTCTACCACCTGTCCCAGGACCAAAAATTAAAGGATTTGACAACCAgcttctgaag AATGGGAAATCAGAGGAGGTGTTCAACGCTCTAGTCATTCAGGGCTTTCCCCCGACTTCTTCAGACTACGAGGACCTGCTAGTGGAGTACCTGGAGGTGTATGTCAGCGAGGAGCAGGAACTAATTATGCAGGAAGGGAAGGACCCCCAAGACAGCTTCCTCAAGTCCAAGATCTCCTCATCTGACAGTGACTCGGGGAGAGGCAGCTGCGACAGCCACACTCTACTGATGGAGAAGTGTGGTGAGGGCACggccagggaggaagagaaggactCGGGCAGCAAAGAGGGGAAGAGCCAGACACAGCGCCAGCCAGTTTGGGAGAATCTGGAGGAAGTGGATAGCCAGGCTGTGGAGATCCATAGCCCAGACTCTTCTGATGAAAGAGTGAATACCTGGCCCTCTGTTTTCTCCCCCAACCTCCAATGCAGCCCGGGGCCCTCAGAACATGGCTTAACAGAGACCACCAGGCAGCTCTACCTCTCAGAcagcctcttctcctccacctcagccAATCCCCTGCATTCAGAGCTCGGAGGGATCCTTCTAGGCAAaaaccctcctccatccctaccGCCCTGGCGCCTGGAGGCCCAAAGCGAGTTTAACATCTCCAGCATGGAGAGCAAGAGGCCTGCCGCGGGGCTGCAGCTGCCCCCCTCCAAGTCGCTGGAGTATGTGGAAGTCCAGAGGGTCAATCGGGAAAACATGCTGGTCCTGCAGCCCCTTTCCAGGCACAGCCAGGAGCCCTTGCAGGTTCAGTTTGCCACTGCAAGGGAAGACTACAGCAAGGTGAAGGGCGTTGTCAGTGACAGTGTACTGTTGCTCCAGAGGGAGATGGTGGATGATCAGTGTACGTGTGACGACCAGGAAAGGGAATGGCCAGAAGAGGGATGGCATGCTGATTCCACCCACCAGCCACAAGAGAAGATGGAAATTCACACAACTGTCACTCCAGCCCAGGAGTTGGGCATTTTCCTGGCCCCCAATGGTTATGTTGACACTGCTACTATGCTGCCCACCTTTTAA
- the agxt2 gene encoding alanine--glyoxylate aminotransferase 2, mitochondrial translates to MYKFYSRLNGQNSGLIGYPCNAFVGMAKFHRPSGALGQKSALKYPPPDLSPMPPCNFKPDEYKDLSKERMMEIRRLNCHPMIMKVTYYKKPVFIHQGHMQWLWDVDGRRYLDLFAGVATVSVGHCHPKVREAAEQQLRKLWHTTNIYVYSPLHEYCEKLAAHFPEPLKVVYLTNSGSEANDLAMLMARIHTGNFDIITLRGSYHGGSPQTMGLTSNSAYKYPIASGIGCHNTMCPDVFRGPWGGSHCRDSPIQTSRECDCSKGHCQANDKYIGQLKEVFATSVPSRIAAFFGEPIQGVGGAVQYPKDYLKDTYRLVRERGGICIADEVQTGFGRTGSHFWGFEGHDVMPDMVTMAKGIANGFPMGAVVTTPEIAASFAKGVHFNTFGGNPVACAIGSAVLDTIKEDGTQKISDEVGTYLLTELAKLRDNYEIIGDVRGKGLQIGVEMVKDKASRAPLPAEAMNEIFEDTKDMGVLIGKGGLYGQTFRIKPPMCITMDDANFFLAVFNQAIQNYLARK, encoded by the exons ATGTACAAGTTTTATTCTCGATTAAATGGCCAGAATTCGGGTCTAATAGGATACCCCTGCAATGCTTTCGTTGGCATGGCCAAATTCCACCGGCCTAGTG GTGCATTGGGTCAGAAGTCAGCCCTTAAGTACCCGCCCCCAGACCTTTCCCCGATGCCCCCATGTAATTTCAAACCAGATGAATATAAG GACTTGTCAAAGGAGCGTATGATGGAGATCCGCAGGCTCAACTGCCACCCAATGATAATGAAGGTGACATACTacaaaaaacctgtgttcatccaCCAAGGACACATGCAGTGGCTATGGGATGTTGACGGCAGACGCTACCTGGACCTGTTTGCAGGGGTTGCTACCGTGAGCGTGGGGCATTGCCATCC AAAGGTGAGGGAGGCTGCAGAACAGCAGCTCAGGAAACTATGGCACACCACTAACATCTATGTGTACTCTCCTCTCCATGAGTACTGTGAGAAGCTAGCAGCCCATTTTCCAGAGCCACTAAAG GTTGTCTACCTGACAAACAGTGGCTCCGAGGCCAATGACCTGGCTATGCTCATGGCTAGAATCCACACTGGCAACTTTGACATTATAACCCTGAG GGGTTCCTACCATGGCGGAAGTCCTCAGACAATGGGTCTGACCTCCAACTCAGCATACAAGTACCCCATTGCCTCTGGAATAGGCTGCCACAAT ACCATGTGTCCTGATGTGTTTAGAGGGCCGTGGGGAGGAAGTCACTGCAGAGATTCCCCAATACAGACTAGCAGAGAATGTGACTGCtccaaag GTCATTgtcaggcaaatgacaaatacATTGGTCAACTCAAAGAAGTGTTTGCTACAAGTGTTCCAAGTCGAATTGCGGCTTTCTTTGGAGAACCCATTCAG GGTGTTGGAGGAGCTGTTCAGTACCCTAAAGATTACTTAAAGGACACCTACCGGCTTGTGAGGGAGCGTGGCGGCATCTGCATAGCTGATGAG GTTCAGACAGGATTTGGCCGTACAGGAAGTCACTTTTGGGGATTCGAAGGTCATGATGTGATGCCAGACATGGTGACCATGGCAAAGGGCATTGCTAATGGATTCCCAATGGGAGCTGTTGTAACAACACCAG AGATTGCTGCTTCCTTTGCCAAGGGAGTCCACTTCAACACCTTTGGAGGAAACCCTGTGGCTTGTGCCATTGGCTCTGCAGTACTGGAT ACAATCAAGGAGGACGGCACCCAGAAGATCAGTGATGAGGTGGGAACTTATCTGTTGACAGAGCTGGCCAAGCTCAGGGACAATTATGAGATCATTGGTGATGTTCGTGGAAAGGGCCTACAGATTGGCGTAGAGATGGTGAAAGACAAG GCTAGCAGAGCCCCCCTGCCTGCAGAGGCCATGAATGAGATCTTTGAAGACACCAAAGACATGGGTGTTCTCATAGGGAAGGGTGGGCTGTATGGACAG aCATTCCGGATCAAGCCTCCAATGTGCATCACCATGGATGATGCTAATTTCTTCCTGGCTGTGTTCAACCAGGCCATTCAGAACTACCTGGCCAGGAAATGA